A stretch of Brassica rapa cultivar Chiifu-401-42 chromosome A08, CAAS_Brap_v3.01, whole genome shotgun sequence DNA encodes these proteins:
- the LOC103832801 gene encoding proline-rich receptor-like protein kinase PERK15 isoform X2, giving the protein MSSNNTIPSAANPPDPVFPFTQPANTTTSSPSPPSPIEPSSTPPFPAARASDRGLAPGVLAGLITGAVLGATFVLIGVCVFVCFYKRKKRKLQRRRDAEAAIDGDSPLPSLSDQKLDNSNNLQQWNQSTTSSDNVFTYQDLAKATDNFSSTNLIGQGGFGYVHKGVLTDGTEVAIKQLKAGSGQGEREFQAEIQTISRVHHRHLVSLLGYCITGSQRLLVYEFVPNKTLEFHLHEKGRPVMEWGKRMKIALGAAKGLSYLHEDCNPKTIHRDVKAANILIDDSYEAKLADFGLARSSLDTDTHVSTRIMGTFGYLAPEYASSGKLTDKSDVFSFGVVLLELITGRRPVDKSQPFVDDDSIVDWAKPLMIQALNDSNFYGLVDPRLEGNFDISEMTRVVACAAASVRHSAKRRPKMSQIVRAFEGNISLDDLTEGVTPGHSTIYSLDGSSDYSSTQYKEDLKKFKKMALESQTFGSSECSGLTTSDNGQNPSGSSSITEGLRTTQEIEPEKKTDETTS; this is encoded by the exons ATGTCGTCGAACAACACTATCCCCTCCGCCGCTAATCCACCGGACCCTGTGTTTCCCTTCACCCAACCAGCAAACACTACAACTTCATCTCCCTCTCCGCCTTCCCCCATCGAACCATCTTCAACCCCTCCCTTTCCCGCGGCGCGTGCAAGCGACAGAGGCTTAGCGCCAGGAGTATTAGCTGGACTGATCACCGGAGCAGTTCTCGGAGCAACGTTTGTTCTGATCGGAGTTTGCGTCTTCGTCTGTTTCTACAAAAGGAAAAAGAGGAAGTTGCAGAGAAGAAGAGATGCTGAAGCTGCCATTGATGGAGACTCTCCATTACCTTCCTTGTCTGATCAAAAACTAG ataaTAGTAACAATCTTCAGCAATGGAATCAAAGTACCACTAGCTCAGACAACGTGTTCACGTATCAAGATTTGGCTAAGGCAACAGATAACTTCTCCAGCACCAACCTCATTGGACAAGGCGGGTTTGGTTATGTTCATAAAGGAGTTCTTACGGACGGAACAGAGGTAGCCATCAAGCAGCTTAAAGCTGGAAGTGGACAAGGAGAGCGCGAGTTTCAAGCGGAGATACAGACCATTAGTAGAGTTCATCACAGGCATCTTGTTTCACTTCTTGGTTATTGCATAACGGGATCTCAAAGGTTGCTTGTTTATGAGTTTGTTCCTAACAAAACTCTCGAGTTCCATTTACACG AGAAAGGGAGACCAGTAATGGAATGGGGGAAGAGGATGAAGATTGCTTTGGGTGCAGCTAAAGGATTGTCATACTTACATGAAGATT GTAATCCTAAAACAATACACCGAGATGTCAAGGCTGCTAATATTCTTATTGACGATAGCTATGAGGCAAAG TTAGCAGATTTTGGACTAGCCAGATCTTCCTTAGACACTGATACTCATGTGTCAACTCGGATTATGGGAACATTTGG TTACTTGGCTCCTGAGTATGCTTCTTCTGGTAAACTCACTGATAAATCAGATGTGTTCTCATTCGGAGTGGTGCTTCTTGAACTCATAACCGGACGCAGACCTGTTGATAAGTCACAGCCTTTTGTTGATGATGATAGCATCGTTGATTGG GCCAAACCTCTGATGATACAAGCTCTAAACGATAGCAACTTCTACGGTCTTGTTGACCCGCGGCTAGAGGGTAACTTTGATATCAGTGAAATGACGAGAGTGGTTGCTTGCGCTGCTGCTAGTGTCCGTCATTCAGCAAAACGCCGCCCAAAGATGAGCCAG ATAGTTAGAGCATTTGAAGGAAACATATCTCTAGATGACTTGACGGAAGGAGTCACCCCAGGTCACAGCACTATTTACAGCTTAGATGGGAGCTCGGATTATAGCTCAACGCAATATAAAGAAGACTTGAAGAAATTCAAGAAAATGGCACTTGAAAGCCAGACATTTGGTAGCAGTGAATGTAGCGGTTTGACCACTAGTGACAACGGTCAGAACCCATCAGGCTCCTCTAGCATCACTGAAGGTTTACGTACAACGCAAGAGATCGAACCAGAGAAGAAAACGGATGAGACTACAAGTTAA
- the LOC103832801 gene encoding proline-rich receptor-like protein kinase PERK15 isoform X1: MSSNNTIPSAANPPDPVFPFTQPANTTTSSPSPPSPIEPSSTPPFPAARASDRGLAPGVLAGLITGAVLGATFVLIGVCVFVCFYKRKKRKLQRRRDAEAAIDGDSPLPSLSDQKLDNSNNLQQWNQSTTSSDNVFTYQDLAKATDNFSSTNLIGQGGFGYVHKGVLTDGTEVAIKQLKAGSGQGEREFQAEIQTISRVHHRHLVSLLGYCITGSQRLLVYEFVPNKTLEFHLHVFAEKGRPVMEWGKRMKIALGAAKGLSYLHEDCNPKTIHRDVKAANILIDDSYEAKLADFGLARSSLDTDTHVSTRIMGTFGYLAPEYASSGKLTDKSDVFSFGVVLLELITGRRPVDKSQPFVDDDSIVDWAKPLMIQALNDSNFYGLVDPRLEGNFDISEMTRVVACAAASVRHSAKRRPKMSQIVRAFEGNISLDDLTEGVTPGHSTIYSLDGSSDYSSTQYKEDLKKFKKMALESQTFGSSECSGLTTSDNGQNPSGSSSITEGLRTTQEIEPEKKTDETTS, encoded by the exons ATGTCGTCGAACAACACTATCCCCTCCGCCGCTAATCCACCGGACCCTGTGTTTCCCTTCACCCAACCAGCAAACACTACAACTTCATCTCCCTCTCCGCCTTCCCCCATCGAACCATCTTCAACCCCTCCCTTTCCCGCGGCGCGTGCAAGCGACAGAGGCTTAGCGCCAGGAGTATTAGCTGGACTGATCACCGGAGCAGTTCTCGGAGCAACGTTTGTTCTGATCGGAGTTTGCGTCTTCGTCTGTTTCTACAAAAGGAAAAAGAGGAAGTTGCAGAGAAGAAGAGATGCTGAAGCTGCCATTGATGGAGACTCTCCATTACCTTCCTTGTCTGATCAAAAACTAG ataaTAGTAACAATCTTCAGCAATGGAATCAAAGTACCACTAGCTCAGACAACGTGTTCACGTATCAAGATTTGGCTAAGGCAACAGATAACTTCTCCAGCACCAACCTCATTGGACAAGGCGGGTTTGGTTATGTTCATAAAGGAGTTCTTACGGACGGAACAGAGGTAGCCATCAAGCAGCTTAAAGCTGGAAGTGGACAAGGAGAGCGCGAGTTTCAAGCGGAGATACAGACCATTAGTAGAGTTCATCACAGGCATCTTGTTTCACTTCTTGGTTATTGCATAACGGGATCTCAAAGGTTGCTTGTTTATGAGTTTGTTCCTAACAAAACTCTCGAGTTCCATTTACACG TATTTGCAGAGAAAGGGAGACCAGTAATGGAATGGGGGAAGAGGATGAAGATTGCTTTGGGTGCAGCTAAAGGATTGTCATACTTACATGAAGATT GTAATCCTAAAACAATACACCGAGATGTCAAGGCTGCTAATATTCTTATTGACGATAGCTATGAGGCAAAG TTAGCAGATTTTGGACTAGCCAGATCTTCCTTAGACACTGATACTCATGTGTCAACTCGGATTATGGGAACATTTGG TTACTTGGCTCCTGAGTATGCTTCTTCTGGTAAACTCACTGATAAATCAGATGTGTTCTCATTCGGAGTGGTGCTTCTTGAACTCATAACCGGACGCAGACCTGTTGATAAGTCACAGCCTTTTGTTGATGATGATAGCATCGTTGATTGG GCCAAACCTCTGATGATACAAGCTCTAAACGATAGCAACTTCTACGGTCTTGTTGACCCGCGGCTAGAGGGTAACTTTGATATCAGTGAAATGACGAGAGTGGTTGCTTGCGCTGCTGCTAGTGTCCGTCATTCAGCAAAACGCCGCCCAAAGATGAGCCAG ATAGTTAGAGCATTTGAAGGAAACATATCTCTAGATGACTTGACGGAAGGAGTCACCCCAGGTCACAGCACTATTTACAGCTTAGATGGGAGCTCGGATTATAGCTCAACGCAATATAAAGAAGACTTGAAGAAATTCAAGAAAATGGCACTTGAAAGCCAGACATTTGGTAGCAGTGAATGTAGCGGTTTGACCACTAGTGACAACGGTCAGAACCCATCAGGCTCCTCTAGCATCACTGAAGGTTTACGTACAACGCAAGAGATCGAACCAGAGAAGAAAACGGATGAGACTACAAGTTAA